From Enhydrobacter sp., the proteins below share one genomic window:
- a CDS encoding ATP-binding cassette domain-containing protein yields the protein MPDSGQRQFVRIGGLQRYFDVSAPWLVRKLEGRPRQVVQAVDGIDFEIAKGETFSLVGESGCGKSTVARLMVGLYPPTAGTIEFDGNDMQRKRSRADMAALRRRMQMIFQDPYASLNPRWRVFDIIAEPIRAFGLATNKTDLEDRVGALLRQVRLTPADGRKYPHEFSGGQRQRISIARALASQPEFLVCDEPTSALDVSVQAQILNLMMDLQRRLRLTYLFISHNLAVVYHISTRVGVMYLGRLVEQAPTDTLFKRPKHPYTRMLLDTIPDLDMTGRQRAPVGGEVPSPINPPPGCTFHPRCPFANDRCRSERPRALPIDGGTVACHAIEEGRLDVEERSYAVRG from the coding sequence ATGCCTGACAGCGGCCAACGGCAATTCGTCCGCATCGGCGGCCTGCAGCGCTACTTTGACGTCTCGGCGCCCTGGCTGGTGCGCAAGCTCGAGGGGCGGCCACGCCAGGTCGTTCAAGCGGTCGACGGCATCGATTTCGAAATCGCCAAGGGCGAGACCTTCTCGCTGGTCGGCGAATCGGGCTGCGGCAAGTCGACGGTGGCCCGCCTCATGGTCGGGCTCTACCCGCCGACCGCGGGCACGATCGAGTTCGACGGCAACGACATGCAGCGCAAGCGCAGCCGCGCCGACATGGCGGCCCTGCGCCGCCGCATGCAGATGATCTTCCAGGATCCCTACGCCAGCCTCAATCCGCGCTGGCGGGTGTTCGACATCATCGCCGAGCCGATCCGCGCCTTCGGCCTCGCTACGAACAAGACCGACCTCGAGGACCGCGTCGGGGCCCTGCTGCGCCAGGTCAGGCTCACGCCGGCCGACGGCCGCAAGTATCCGCACGAATTCTCCGGCGGCCAGCGCCAGCGCATCTCGATTGCTCGCGCGCTGGCGAGCCAGCCCGAATTCCTGGTATGCGACGAGCCGACGTCGGCGCTCGACGTGTCGGTGCAGGCGCAGATCCTGAACCTGATGATGGACCTGCAGCGTCGTCTGCGACTCACCTACCTGTTCATCAGCCACAATCTCGCGGTCGTCTATCACATCTCCACGCGCGTCGGCGTGATGTATCTCGGCCGGCTGGTCGAGCAGGCGCCGACCGACACCTTGTTCAAGCGGCCGAAGCATCCTTACACGCGCATGCTGCTCGACACGATTCCCGACCTCGACATGACCGGGCGCCAGCGCGCGCCGGTCGGCGGCGAGGTGCCGAGCCCGATCAATCCGCCTCCGGGGTGCACCTTCCATCCGCGCTGCCCGTTCGCCAACGACCGCTGCAGGAGCGAGCGGCCCCGAGCCCTGCCGATCGATGGCGGCACGGTGGCGTGCCACGCCATCGAGGAGGGGCGCCTCGACGTCGAGGAGCGCAGCTACGCCGTTCGCGGGTGA
- a CDS encoding ABC transporter substrate-binding protein, with the protein MVALACAAFAAVPSADAKTFRWANAGDVSSMDPYSRNETFLLTFNSNIYDPLVRRNKDLALEPALAVKWGQVDKTTWFFDLRQGVKFSDGTPFTADDVVFSLKRAMGPGSNMTGYFVSVADVKKVNDHRIEVVTKYPDPLLAEKWAALGMMSKAWAEKNNAVNSADMTKNEENFATRNAMGTGAFILKERKAGERTVLVPNPNWWDKPVHNLTEVIFTPVANPATRVAAIKAGDIDMMYEVPPADTETLKRDANVKVLEGPETRVVFLGFDTERNELLESNVKGKNPFKDKRVREAFHRSIDVDAIKRTVMRGQSFPTNLMVAPGINGYVKELDKRPALLKAEEAKKLLADAGYPNGFEVGMDCPNDRYVNDEKICQAVVAMLARAGIKVNLLAQTRSKYFAKILRKGNYAPGDTSFFMLGWSPASTYDVHNVFEQLIQTPSAQTKKGLFNAGGYSNPAIDKLSDAMEQEIDKAKRDEMIRQATKLYVDDYAYIPLHQQAVVWAARKNIELVQLADNSFPLRFVNVK; encoded by the coding sequence ATGGTTGCGCTCGCCTGCGCGGCCTTCGCGGCCGTGCCGTCGGCCGACGCCAAGACCTTCAGGTGGGCGAACGCGGGCGATGTCAGTTCGATGGATCCGTACTCGCGCAACGAGACGTTCCTGCTGACGTTCAACTCGAACATCTACGACCCGCTGGTCCGTCGCAATAAGGACCTCGCGCTCGAGCCCGCGCTCGCCGTCAAGTGGGGCCAGGTCGACAAGACCACCTGGTTCTTCGACCTGCGGCAAGGCGTGAAGTTCAGCGACGGCACGCCGTTCACGGCGGACGACGTGGTGTTCTCGCTGAAGCGGGCCATGGGTCCAGGCTCGAACATGACCGGCTACTTCGTGTCGGTGGCCGACGTCAAGAAGGTCAACGACCATCGCATCGAGGTCGTCACCAAGTATCCCGACCCGCTGCTCGCCGAGAAGTGGGCGGCGCTCGGCATGATGTCGAAGGCGTGGGCCGAGAAGAACAACGCGGTGAACTCCGCGGACATGACCAAGAACGAGGAGAACTTCGCTACCCGCAACGCGATGGGCACCGGCGCGTTCATACTCAAGGAGCGCAAGGCGGGCGAGCGCACGGTACTCGTGCCCAATCCCAACTGGTGGGACAAGCCCGTCCATAATCTCACCGAGGTGATCTTCACGCCGGTCGCCAATCCGGCAACCCGCGTCGCGGCCATCAAGGCGGGCGACATCGACATGATGTACGAGGTGCCGCCGGCCGACACCGAGACGCTCAAGCGCGACGCCAACGTCAAGGTGCTCGAGGGCCCCGAGACGCGCGTTGTCTTCCTTGGCTTCGACACCGAGCGCAACGAGCTGCTCGAGTCGAACGTCAAGGGTAAGAACCCGTTCAAGGACAAGCGGGTCCGTGAGGCGTTCCATCGCTCGATCGACGTCGACGCCATCAAGCGCACCGTGATGCGCGGCCAATCCTTCCCGACCAACCTGATGGTGGCGCCGGGCATCAACGGCTACGTCAAGGAGCTCGACAAGCGGCCGGCGCTGCTCAAGGCCGAGGAGGCCAAGAAGTTGCTGGCGGACGCCGGCTATCCGAACGGCTTCGAAGTCGGCATGGATTGCCCCAACGACCGCTACGTCAACGACGAGAAGATCTGCCAGGCCGTGGTGGCGATGCTGGCCCGGGCGGGCATCAAGGTGAACCTGCTGGCCCAAACCCGCTCCAAGTACTTCGCCAAGATCCTGCGCAAGGGCAACTACGCGCCGGGCGACACGAGCTTCTTCATGCTCGGCTGGTCGCCAGCCAGCACCTACGACGTGCACAACGTCTTCGAGCAGCTCATCCAGACACCGAGCGCGCAGACCAAGAAGGGCCTGTTCAATGCCGGCGGCTACTCGAACCCCGCGATCGACAAGCTGTCCGACGCCATGGAGCAGGAAATCGACAAGGCCAAGCGCGACGAGATGATCCGTCAGGCGACCAAGCTCTATGTCGACGACTATGCCTACATCCCGCTGCACCAGCAGGCCGTGGTCTGGGCGGCGCGCAAGAACATCGAACTGGTTCAGCTCGCCGACAATTCCTTCCCGCTGCGCTTCGTCAACGTGAAGTAG
- a CDS encoding MFS transporter — protein MTSPTVFPVYLAGLASWFVPLGVQMVLFPWLVAVVLRMDAFAVGVAQMAMMAPSLLFLPLGGLAADRGNPRRLLLGYHFLYALPPLALALVLLGDGLSYTLLIVYGLAVGSIGAFAVPTRDGLLPVVAKGNLPRAVALATALQFGGQLVGIAFASTADRFGAVPLLVLNAVLLLLGALAVWRLPDPPLHPPVQHPRFWPSVLDGVREAARSDQIWPVLLLNFGIGVFYVGPFMAVLPVAVRDVYAGAAVELSYVNLAFWAATIVATIALVGLARRVTRRGRLIATAVTAGAFVLFLLATLPSFPIFVALIFVWGIGAGVTMTQARTVVQIVAPATHRARLMSLFQLGLSGGGPIGAFLTGSICALWGVEMAMILPALAMLLLIGWILVRSNLWSMRTVE, from the coding sequence GTGACTTCCCCCACCGTCTTTCCCGTCTATCTGGCGGGCCTTGCCAGCTGGTTCGTGCCGCTCGGCGTTCAGATGGTGCTGTTTCCCTGGCTGGTTGCCGTCGTGCTGCGGATGGATGCCTTCGCCGTCGGCGTCGCGCAGATGGCGATGATGGCCCCGTCGCTCCTGTTCCTGCCGCTGGGCGGCCTGGCGGCCGATCGCGGCAACCCGCGACGACTCCTGCTGGGTTACCACTTTCTCTATGCACTGCCGCCACTCGCTCTCGCGCTCGTGCTGCTCGGCGACGGATTGAGTTACACACTGCTCATCGTCTACGGGCTCGCCGTGGGTTCGATCGGCGCGTTCGCGGTTCCGACGCGCGACGGACTCCTGCCGGTCGTCGCCAAGGGCAATCTGCCCCGTGCGGTGGCCTTGGCGACGGCGTTGCAGTTCGGTGGTCAGCTTGTGGGAATCGCCTTCGCCTCGACCGCCGATCGTTTCGGCGCCGTGCCGCTGCTCGTGCTCAATGCCGTCCTGTTGCTGCTGGGTGCGCTGGCCGTGTGGCGCCTGCCCGATCCGCCGCTGCACCCGCCAGTGCAGCATCCGCGATTTTGGCCCAGCGTGCTCGATGGCGTCAGGGAGGCCGCTCGGTCCGACCAGATATGGCCGGTTCTGCTGCTCAACTTCGGCATCGGGGTGTTCTATGTCGGGCCCTTCATGGCGGTGCTGCCGGTGGCGGTGCGCGACGTATATGCCGGCGCGGCGGTCGAACTCTCCTACGTCAACCTGGCATTCTGGGCGGCGACCATCGTCGCCACCATCGCGCTGGTCGGCCTGGCGCGCCGGGTGACGCGCCGTGGCCGGCTGATCGCAACGGCGGTGACCGCAGGCGCCTTCGTACTCTTCCTGCTGGCGACGCTGCCGTCATTTCCGATCTTCGTCGCCCTGATCTTCGTCTGGGGGATTGGCGCGGGCGTGACCATGACGCAGGCGCGCACCGTGGTGCAGATCGTTGCGCCGGCCACGCACCGCGCGCGGCTCATGTCGCTCTTCCAGCTTGGCCTGAGCGGCGGGGGGCCGATCGGTGCTTTCCTCACCGGCTCGATCTGCGCGCTCTGGGGCGTGGAGATGGCCATGATCCTGCCAGCCCTGGCGATGTTGCTGCTGATCGGCTGGATACTGGTCCGCTCGAACCTTTGGTCGATGCGGACGGTCGAGTAG
- the hemA gene encoding 5-aminolevulinate synthase — translation MDYEAHFNGHLDRLRDEGRYRVFAELERIVGAFPRARLHRDGQPPRDVTVWCSNDYLAMGQHCEVLEAMQAAIVAQGSGAGGTRNISGTNTLHAQLERELATLHGKQAALVFTSGYVANETTLQTLGAMLPGCELYSDAFNHASMIAGIRHSGAVRKIFRHNDVAHLEQLLRQADPATPKIVAFESVYSMDGDISPIGEICDVAHRHGALAYLDEVHAVGMYGSRGAGVAERDDVLDKVDIVQGTLAKAFGVIGGYIASTAATVDFVRSCGSGFIFTTSLPPAIAAAALASIRYVTGHPELRTRHQERAATLKRRLAASGLPVMPSATHIVPVAVGDAVLCKQASDLLLDRHAIYVQPINYPTVARGTERLRLTPTPLHGDEDMSRLVGALQDVWRTLGLDRRAAAAE, via the coding sequence ATGGATTACGAGGCCCATTTCAACGGCCACCTCGATCGCCTGCGCGACGAGGGACGGTATCGGGTGTTCGCGGAGCTGGAGCGCATCGTCGGCGCCTTCCCGCGCGCGCGCCTGCACCGCGACGGCCAGCCGCCGCGCGACGTGACCGTCTGGTGCAGCAACGATTATTTGGCGATGGGCCAGCATTGCGAGGTGCTCGAGGCGATGCAGGCGGCGATCGTCGCCCAGGGATCGGGCGCCGGCGGAACCCGCAACATCTCCGGCACCAATACCCTCCATGCCCAGCTCGAGCGCGAACTCGCTACCTTGCACGGCAAGCAGGCGGCCCTCGTCTTCACCTCGGGCTACGTCGCCAACGAGACGACGCTGCAGACCTTGGGGGCCATGCTGCCGGGCTGCGAGCTCTATTCGGACGCCTTCAACCACGCCTCGATGATCGCCGGCATCCGGCACTCTGGCGCCGTGCGCAAGATCTTCCGCCACAACGACGTCGCCCATCTCGAGCAGCTCCTGCGGCAGGCCGATCCCGCGACTCCGAAGATCGTGGCCTTCGAATCGGTCTACTCCATGGACGGCGACATCTCGCCGATCGGCGAGATCTGCGACGTCGCCCATCGCCATGGCGCGCTCGCCTATCTCGACGAAGTGCACGCCGTCGGCATGTATGGTTCGCGCGGTGCCGGAGTCGCCGAGCGCGACGACGTGCTCGACAAGGTCGACATCGTGCAAGGCACGCTCGCCAAGGCGTTCGGCGTCATTGGCGGCTACATCGCCTCGACCGCGGCGACCGTCGATTTCGTGCGCTCCTGCGGGTCGGGCTTCATCTTCACCACCTCGCTGCCGCCGGCGATCGCCGCCGCCGCCCTGGCCAGCATCCGCTACGTTACCGGCCATCCCGAGTTGCGCACGCGCCACCAGGAACGCGCTGCGACGCTCAAGCGGCGCCTCGCGGCGTCGGGCCTGCCGGTGATGCCGTCGGCCACCCACATCGTTCCCGTGGCGGTGGGCGACGCCGTCCTCTGCAAGCAGGCGAGCGACCTGTTGCTCGATCGCCATGCAATCTACGTCCAACCCATCAACTATCCGACGGTCGCGCGCGGCACCGAGCGGCTGCGCCTAACGCCCACGCCCCTGCATGGCGACGAGGACATGAGCCGCCTGGTCGGTGCGCTGCAGGACGTGTGGCGGACGCTGGGGCTCGATCGCCGCGCCGCGGCGGCGGAATAG
- a CDS encoding ABC transporter ATP-binding protein produces the protein MAGTSNNPPLLEVKNLRVEFPTRRGTLTAVDDVSFEIAPGEVLGVVGESGAGKSLTGNAIIGLLEPPGRIAAGEVRLEGRRIDNLPYEEMRKIRGARIGAIFQDPLTSLNPLYSVGRQLIETIQTHLPLPAGDARARALDLLKEVGIPGAEHRLDHYPHQFSGGMRQRVVIALALCANPRLIVADEPTTALDVSIQAQIIALLKRLCREHGTAVMLVTHDMGVIAETADRVAVMYAGRIAEIGPVRDVIKHAKHPYTRGLMGSIPSLGVRSDRLVQIDGAMPRLTEIPAGCAFNPRCGFHGQRCLVERPDLLSAGASRAACWLHDRGGVGAPTGKELADA, from the coding sequence ATGGCCGGCACCTCCAACAATCCGCCGCTCCTCGAGGTCAAGAACCTGCGCGTCGAGTTCCCGACGCGGCGCGGCACGCTGACCGCCGTCGACGACGTGTCGTTCGAGATCGCGCCGGGCGAGGTGCTCGGCGTAGTCGGCGAGTCGGGAGCCGGGAAGTCGTTGACAGGCAATGCCATCATCGGCCTGCTCGAGCCGCCTGGCCGCATCGCTGCCGGAGAAGTTCGGCTCGAGGGCAGGCGCATCGACAACCTGCCCTACGAGGAGATGCGCAAGATTCGCGGCGCCCGTATCGGTGCCATCTTCCAGGACCCGCTGACCAGCCTGAACCCGCTCTATTCGGTCGGCCGCCAGCTCATCGAGACGATCCAGACGCATCTGCCGCTTCCGGCCGGCGACGCGCGGGCGCGGGCGCTCGATCTCCTGAAGGAAGTGGGCATTCCCGGGGCCGAGCATCGCCTCGATCACTATCCGCACCAGTTCTCGGGCGGCATGCGTCAGCGTGTGGTGATCGCCCTCGCTCTCTGCGCCAATCCCCGTCTGATCGTCGCCGACGAACCGACGACGGCGCTCGACGTGTCGATCCAGGCACAGATCATCGCGCTCCTGAAGCGGCTCTGCCGGGAGCACGGCACGGCGGTGATGCTGGTGACGCACGACATGGGCGTGATCGCCGAGACGGCGGACCGCGTCGCGGTGATGTATGCCGGACGGATCGCCGAGATCGGTCCGGTCCGCGACGTCATCAAGCACGCCAAGCATCCCTACACCAGGGGACTGATGGGCTCGATCCCCAGCCTCGGCGTGCGCAGCGATCGCCTGGTGCAGATCGACGGCGCCATGCCGCGGCTGACCGAGATTCCGGCGGGCTGCGCCTTCAACCCGCGCTGCGGCTTCCATGGCCAGCGCTGCCTCGTCGAGCGGCCCGATCTGTTGTCGGCCGGGGCCAGCCGCGCGGCGTGCTGGCTGCACGACCGGGGCGGCGTCGGAGCGCCGACCGGCAAGGAGCTGGCCGATGCCTGA
- a CDS encoding ABC transporter permease, with product MLVFILRRLLQSIAVLLAVGIVAFSLFRYVGDPINAMVGQDTSMEEREELREKLGLNDPAPFQFLRFIGNAVQGKFGLSYRTSEPVGRMILERMPATLELSFCAAVFAILVGIPMGVYSGLYPRHWTSRLLQAVSLVGISLPTFLIGILLILVFAVWLRLLPSFGRGETVDLGWWTTNFLTVKGLEALILPSITLGLFQLTLIMRLVRSEMLEVMRTDYIKFARARGLTNRAINFGHALKNTLVPVITVAGLQLGAIIAFAIVTETVFAWPGMGLLFIQSVQFADVPVMAAYLLLIGLLFVLINLVVDLLYFAVDPRLRGQGGAARVGGH from the coding sequence ATGCTCGTTTTCATCCTCCGACGTCTCCTTCAGTCGATCGCCGTCCTTCTAGCGGTCGGCATCGTGGCCTTCTCTCTGTTCCGCTACGTCGGCGATCCGATCAATGCGATGGTCGGGCAGGACACCTCCATGGAGGAGCGCGAGGAACTGCGCGAGAAGCTCGGCCTGAACGACCCGGCGCCTTTCCAGTTCCTGAGGTTCATCGGCAACGCCGTGCAGGGAAAATTCGGCCTCAGCTACCGGACCTCCGAGCCGGTCGGCCGTATGATCCTCGAGCGCATGCCGGCGACGCTCGAACTCTCCTTCTGCGCCGCCGTCTTCGCCATACTCGTCGGCATCCCGATGGGGGTCTACAGCGGGCTCTATCCACGCCATTGGACGAGCCGGCTGTTGCAGGCAGTGTCGCTGGTCGGCATCTCGCTGCCGACCTTTCTGATCGGCATCCTGCTGATCCTCGTGTTCGCGGTTTGGCTGCGGCTGCTGCCGTCCTTCGGGCGCGGCGAGACCGTCGATCTCGGCTGGTGGACCACCAACTTCCTGACGGTGAAGGGACTCGAGGCGCTGATCCTGCCGTCGATCACGCTCGGCCTGTTCCAGCTCACGCTCATCATGCGACTGGTGCGGTCGGAGATGCTCGAGGTGATGCGGACCGACTACATCAAGTTCGCCCGCGCCCGGGGCCTCACCAACCGGGCGATCAATTTCGGCCATGCGCTCAAGAACACGCTGGTGCCGGTCATCACCGTGGCCGGCCTGCAGCTCGGCGCCATCATCGCCTTCGCCATCGTCACCGAAACGGTGTTCGCCTGGCCCGGCATGGGCCTCCTCTTCATCCAGTCCGTCCAGTTCGCCGATGTGCCCGTGATGGCGGCCTACCTGCTGCTGATCGGCCTGCTGTTCGTGCTCATCAACCTCGTCGTCGACCTGCTCTACTTCGCGGTCGATCCGCGGCTGCGCGGCCAGGGCGGCGCGGCTCGCGTGGGAGGACACTGA
- a CDS encoding ABC transporter permease, protein MAAWLRRATDSDIWWSFKSSTLTVVAAAATAFIVATAFLSPVLAPHTPFDPATLNLIDGLKPPAFFSDDGEWRFPLGTDEQGRDVLSSIMYGTRLSLLVGFASVIVAMVLGITLGLVSGYVGGAVDAAIMRVADVQLTFPAILVALLIDGVVRGLISVQRHDEIAIFVIVGAIGLSFWVQYARTVRGSVMVEKNKEYVQAARVIGLSPIVIMARHVLPNVTGPVLVIATINLGLAVITEATLSFLGVGLPPTQPSLGTLIRLGNEVLQSGEWWITVFPGATLAILVLAVNLLGDWLRDALNPKLR, encoded by the coding sequence ATGGCCGCCTGGCTGCGACGTGCCACCGACAGCGACATCTGGTGGAGCTTCAAGTCCTCGACGCTGACCGTGGTCGCCGCGGCCGCGACGGCTTTCATCGTCGCCACGGCCTTCCTTTCTCCCGTACTGGCTCCGCACACGCCGTTCGATCCCGCGACCCTGAACCTGATCGATGGGCTGAAGCCTCCGGCATTCTTCTCCGACGACGGGGAATGGAGATTCCCGCTCGGCACGGACGAGCAGGGACGCGACGTCCTGTCCTCGATCATGTACGGCACGCGCCTGTCGCTGCTGGTGGGTTTCGCCTCGGTGATCGTCGCGATGGTGCTCGGCATCACGCTCGGACTTGTCTCCGGCTACGTCGGCGGGGCGGTGGACGCGGCGATCATGCGTGTCGCCGACGTCCAGCTCACCTTCCCGGCGATCCTCGTCGCCCTTCTGATCGACGGGGTGGTGCGCGGCCTGATCTCCGTCCAGCGCCACGACGAGATCGCGATCTTCGTCATCGTCGGCGCCATCGGCCTCAGTTTCTGGGTGCAGTACGCCCGTACCGTGCGCGGCTCGGTCATGGTCGAGAAGAACAAGGAATATGTCCAGGCGGCGCGGGTCATCGGCCTGTCGCCGATCGTGATCATGGCGAGGCACGTGCTGCCGAACGTGACCGGACCGGTGCTCGTCATCGCTACCATCAATCTCGGCCTCGCCGTCATCACCGAGGCCACGCTCTCGTTCCTCGGCGTCGGCTTGCCGCCGACCCAACCCTCGCTCGGCACCCTGATTCGCCTCGGCAACGAGGTCCTGCAGTCCGGCGAGTGGTGGATCACGGTGTTCCCCGGCGCAACGCTCGCCATCCTCGTGCTGGCGGTGAACCTGCTGGGCGACTGGCTGCGCGATGCGCTCAATCCGAAGCTGCGATGA
- a CDS encoding aspartate aminotransferase family protein: protein MNDVSRSFRGNSNASRDIAHHLHPYTNFRKHEQNGPLTIVRGRGIYVMDDDGKEYIEGMAGLWSAALGFSNERLATVAYEQMKQLPFYHAFNHRSHEPAINLAEKLKAMAPVEMSKVFFANSGSEANDTVVKMVWYMNNALGRPSKKKIVSRLKGYHGITVASGSLTGLPNNHRSFDLPIPGVVHTITPHFYRGAKDGESEEQFATRCAEELEQLIVKEGGADHVAAMICEPVMGAGGVIVPPRGYYEKIQAVCRKYDMLFVADEVICGFGRTGNVWGCQTMGIKPDILTCAKALSASFLPISAVMVNDKVYQALAMESDKIGTWGHGFTYSGHPVAAAVALEAQKIYDEIDLFGHAKRMSPAFQQHLKSFADHPLVGEAMGVGMVGALEIVADKKTKASFDLGTVGAAGTKTANHAQARGLLVRNMADRIAICPPLIISEAELADLFGRLRQSLDATLADLKAEGHFKG, encoded by the coding sequence ATGAACGACGTTTCTCGCAGTTTCCGCGGCAATTCCAACGCCTCTCGGGACATCGCCCATCACCTGCACCCCTACACCAACTTCCGGAAGCACGAGCAGAACGGCCCACTCACCATCGTGCGAGGCCGCGGCATCTACGTGATGGACGACGACGGCAAGGAATACATCGAGGGCATGGCCGGGCTGTGGTCGGCGGCGCTCGGCTTCAGCAACGAGCGGTTGGCGACGGTCGCCTACGAGCAGATGAAGCAGCTGCCCTTCTATCACGCCTTCAACCATCGCTCCCACGAGCCCGCCATCAACCTCGCCGAGAAACTCAAGGCGATGGCGCCGGTGGAGATGTCCAAGGTCTTTTTTGCCAACTCGGGCTCGGAAGCCAACGACACCGTCGTCAAGATGGTGTGGTACATGAACAATGCGCTCGGCCGGCCGAGCAAGAAGAAGATCGTATCCCGCCTCAAGGGCTATCACGGCATCACCGTGGCCTCGGGCAGTCTGACCGGCCTGCCCAACAATCATCGCTCGTTCGACCTGCCGATTCCCGGCGTCGTGCACACGATCACGCCGCACTTCTATCGCGGCGCCAAGGACGGCGAGAGCGAAGAGCAGTTCGCCACGCGCTGCGCCGAGGAACTCGAGCAGCTCATCGTCAAGGAAGGCGGCGCCGACCATGTCGCGGCCATGATCTGCGAGCCGGTGATGGGCGCCGGCGGCGTCATCGTGCCGCCCAGGGGCTACTACGAGAAGATCCAGGCGGTCTGTCGCAAGTACGACATGCTGTTCGTCGCCGACGAGGTGATCTGCGGCTTCGGCCGCACCGGCAACGTCTGGGGCTGCCAGACCATGGGAATCAAGCCCGACATCCTGACCTGCGCCAAGGCGCTGTCGGCGTCGTTCCTGCCGATCTCAGCCGTAATGGTGAACGACAAGGTTTACCAGGCGCTGGCGATGGAGAGTGACAAGATCGGGACGTGGGGCCACGGATTCACCTATTCCGGCCATCCGGTCGCGGCGGCGGTCGCGCTCGAGGCGCAGAAGATCTACGACGAGATCGACCTGTTCGGGCATGCCAAGCGGATGAGCCCGGCCTTCCAGCAGCATCTGAAGTCGTTCGCCGACCATCCGCTGGTCGGCGAGGCCATGGGCGTCGGCATGGTCGGCGCGCTCGAGATCGTGGCCGACAAGAAGACCAAGGCGTCCTTCGACCTCGGCACCGTGGGCGCGGCGGGCACCAAGACGGCCAACCACGCCCAGGCGCGCGGCCTGCTGGTGCGCAACATGGCCGATCGCATCGCCATCTGCCCACCGCTGATCATCAGCGAGGCCGAGCTCGCCGACCTCTTCGGCCGGCTGCGTCAGTCGCTCGATGCGACCTTGGCTGACCTCAAGGCCGAAGGTCACTTCAAGGGCTGA
- a CDS encoding nicotinate phosphoribosyltransferase has product MSHPSNGEIERYTDHYFNRTKMVIGKFGDARVTYAIFMRRPVVFAPRLALQWLEELSRSRGAEVDIDLRYGEGKWVGAGEPMMYITGSFFHLVDLETIFLQKLGPACVAAYNAWTMCADMPKTAFLAMDARHCAGQEMAEMMAYAASVGSARAKRKVGAVGFIGNATHATAHFFGRDQGLGTMPHALIGYAGSTLRAAEMFHDTFPGEPMTVLVDYFARETSDSLDVCRRFPELAAKGMLSFRLDTTGGRYVEGLDPASSYAVLERFSPESIRGYRSEEELRYLVGTGVSAAAIFHLRAELDRAGFDAVKIVASSGFGPAKCRIMAEAKAPIDVVGSGSFLPSNWTETYATADIVEYDGHKRVKVGREFLHRMRDGNVPRPL; this is encoded by the coding sequence ATGTCGCATCCGAGCAACGGCGAGATCGAACGCTACACCGATCACTACTTCAATCGCACGAAGATGGTGATCGGCAAGTTCGGCGATGCCCGCGTGACCTACGCCATCTTCATGCGCCGACCGGTGGTGTTCGCACCGCGCCTGGCGCTGCAATGGCTCGAGGAGCTGAGCCGCAGCCGTGGTGCCGAGGTCGACATCGACCTGCGCTACGGCGAGGGCAAATGGGTCGGCGCCGGCGAACCGATGATGTACATCACCGGCTCGTTCTTCCATCTCGTCGACCTCGAGACGATCTTCCTGCAGAAGCTCGGACCGGCCTGCGTCGCCGCCTACAACGCCTGGACCATGTGCGCCGACATGCCGAAGACGGCCTTCCTCGCCATGGATGCGCGGCATTGCGCAGGACAGGAAATGGCCGAGATGATGGCCTACGCTGCCTCGGTCGGTTCGGCGCGTGCCAAGCGCAAGGTCGGCGCCGTCGGCTTCATCGGCAATGCCACGCATGCCACGGCGCACTTCTTCGGCCGCGACCAGGGGCTCGGCACCATGCCACACGCCTTGATCGGCTATGCCGGATCGACCCTGCGGGCCGCCGAGATGTTCCATGACACTTTCCCCGGCGAGCCGATGACGGTGCTGGTCGACTATTTCGCGCGCGAAACTTCGGATTCGCTCGACGTCTGCCGGCGCTTTCCGGAGCTGGCGGCCAAGGGGATGCTGTCCTTCCGGCTCGACACCACGGGCGGTCGCTACGTCGAGGGGCTCGATCCCGCGAGTTCCTACGCCGTGCTCGAGCGGTTCTCGCCCGAATCGATCCGCGGTTATCGCAGCGAAGAGGAACTGCGCTACCTGGTCGGCACCGGCGTGTCGGCGGCGGCGATCTTCCACCTGCGCGCCGAACTCGACAGGGCGGGCTTCGACGCGGTCAAGATCGTGGCGTCGTCGGGTTTCGGTCCGGCCAAGTGCCGCATCATGGCCGAGGCCAAGGCGCCGATCGACGTCGTCGGCTCGGGCTCGTTCCTGCCATCCAACTGGACGGAAACCTACGCGACCGCCGATATCGTCGAGTACGACGGCCACAAGCGCGTCAAGGTCGGGCGTGAGTTTCTGCACCGCATGCGCGACGGAAACGTGCCGCGGCCACTGTAG